A genomic segment from Gossypium hirsutum isolate 1008001.06 chromosome D04, Gossypium_hirsutum_v2.1, whole genome shotgun sequence encodes:
- the LOC107899005 gene encoding ATP synthase subunit beta, mitochondrial has translation MASRRLLSSLLRSTSRRSLSKSPSPTPRLPSPSPTRRPFPCPYFLSRDAEYSTSAAAAASAPSQPPPAKKGGKGKITDEFTGAGAIGQVCQVIGAVVDVRFDEGLPPILTALEVMDHSIRLVLEVAQHLGENMVRTIAMDGTEGLVRGQPVLNTGSPITVPVGRATLGRIINVIGEPIDEKGELKTDHFLPIHREAPAFVEQATEQQILVTGIKVVDLLAPYQRGGKIGLFGGAGVGKTVLIMELINNVAKAHGGFSVFAGVGERTREGNDLYREMIESGVIKLGEKQADSKCALVYGQMNEPPGARARVGLTGLTVAEHFRDAEGQDVLLFIDNIFRFTQANSEVSALLGRIPSAVGYQPTLATDLGGLQERITTTKKGSITSVQAIYVPADDLTDPAPATTFAHLDATTVLSRQISELGIYPAVDPLDSTSRMLSPHILGEEHYNTARGVQKVLQNYKNLQDIIAILGMDELSEDDKLTVARARKIQRFLSQPFHVAEVFTGAPGKYVELKESITSFQGVLDGKYDDLPEQSFYMVGGIEEVIAKADKIAKESAA, from the exons ATGGCTTCGCGTCGACTCCTCTCTTCTCTCCTCCGCTCCACTTCTCGCCGATCTCTCTCCAAATCTCCCAGCCCTACCCCTCGCCTCCCTTCCCCTTCCCCCACGCGCCGCCCTTTTCCTTGCCCTTACTTTCTCTCACGCGATGCTGAGTACTCTACATCTGCGGCTGCTGCCGCTTCTGCTCCATCGCAGCCTCCTCCCGCTAAGAAGGGCGGAAAAGGTAAGATCACTGATGAGTTCACTGGTGCTGGAGCCATCGGTCAGGTTTGTCAAGTGATCGGTGCCGTCGTCGATGTTAGATTCGATGAAGGTTTGCCTCCGATTTTGACGGCGCTTGAAGTGATGGACCACTCGATCCGGCTTGTGCTGGAAGTGGCTCAGCACTTGGGTGAAAACATGGTTAGGACCATTGCTATGGATGGAACGGAGGGACTGGTCCGAGGGCAGCCGGTTCTCAACACTGGATCTCCTATCACT GTGCCTGTTGGTAGAGCTACTCTTGGTCGTATCATAAATGTCATTGGAGAGCCTATTGACGAGAAAGGCGAACTCA AAACCGACCACTTCTTGCCCATTCACAGAGAAGCACCAGCCTTTGTCGAACAAGCTACTGAACAACAGATCCTTGTCACTGGTATTAAG GTTGTTGATCTCCTTGCACCATATCAAAGAGGAGGGAAGATTGGACTTTTTGGTGGTGCTGGTGTAGGGAAGACAGTGCTTATTATGGAACTTATCAACAATGTTGCTAAAGCTCACG GTGGTTTCTCAGTGTTTGCCGGTGTTGGAGAACGTACTAGAGAGGGTAATGACTTGTATAGGGAAATGATTGAGAGTGGTGTTATTAAGCTAGGTGAAAAGCAG GCTGATAGCAAGTGCGCTCTTGTTTATGGTCAAATGAATGAGCCCCCTGGTGCTCGTGCTCGTGTTGGCCTTACTGGTCTGACTGTTGCTGAACATTTCCGTGATGCAGAAGGGCAGGATGTGCTTCTCTTCATTGACAACATTTTCCGTTTTACTCAA GCAAACTCTGAAGTGTCTGCCTTGCTAGGTCGTATTCCATCTGCTGTCGGTTACCAACCAACCTTGGCTACTGATCTTGGAGGTCTTCAGGAACGTATTACCACCACCAAGAAAGGTTCTATCACTTCTGTTCAAGCCATATATGTGCCTGCTGATGACTTGACAGATCCAGCTCCTGCAACAACCTTTGCTCACTTGGATGCCACAACTGTGTTGTCCCGACAG ATCTCTGAGCTTGGTATTTATCCTGCTGTGGATCCTTTGGATTCTACATCTCGTATGCTCTCTCCTCATATTTTGGGTGAGGAACACTACAACACTGCTCGTGGTGTCCAGAAGGTTCTCCAAAACTACAAGAACTTGCAAGATATTATTGCTATTTTGGGGATGGACGAGCTTAGTGAAGATGATAAGTTAACTGTTGCTCGTGCTCGTAAGATCCAAAGGTTCTTGAGCCAGCCTTTCCACGTGGCAGAAGTGTTCACTGGTGCCCCTGGCAAGTATGTGGAGTTGAAGGAGAGTATCACCAGCTTCCAG GGAGTGTTGGATGGAAAGTATGATGACCTGCCAGAGCAGTCATTTTACATGGTTGGAGGTATTGAGGAAGTGATTGCCAAGGCAGATAAGATTGCCAAGGAGTCTGCAGcttaa